Proteins from one Podospora pseudocomata strain CBS 415.72m chromosome 4, whole genome shotgun sequence genomic window:
- a CDS encoding hypothetical protein (EggNog:ENOG503PD84), whose translation MLRNSVPIQPAPGHQPSPIHIASRHEISPNSLYQPIACPPPRTKKHHPHHFPRQRPRRHNPDYSSDSDSEKLELEPEDQQLPDSGYGTQSSLQSVDSLDSHPPKSLLSALLNNKPSKPSDIKSSPLPGRDDILIFRGTGMEPSFQAVSRFREIMPEIQRVLQKHVASSQKWSSLLPSGMRRKKRDGEVVLTMRLMMVGKTAETARPSIVIFVSTDQTAGLEGVMRERGVRELYCPRDGFVTNFEVVIVGEAAKKRFLQMVEVTWEGGSALSVNDKGLPTWCGEGIRLGTAGGKSVASTIGGLVKLTNHDGEVQIVGMTAAHALEGLLDDDDGSDSEGDETEEEPPQQPQPQKPLLGQLIHPSLPINTCSSDLKIPPRDWALFEITKSNLKPNLRLQSSARSHFKARADELALAEPSTFPDTASIEVELLSQTGVKHGSLSHLPAGLMLSPDHGFVQAYTLTLDESYQVDNGDSGAWVINPISKTVYGHLVSTDFTGDGYIIPLHSTLSEITATVPGLASVCLAAMADLVEHSLRSYSWYLDSAVAGSARAEPGSAISETPAWAMALADCAERERGKEMKLDGVVREAYERDVSAGDRLRVGKGQGRLLSDRDSGYGSCGSSVICNLEGHGDGEVEGGMADFRGW comes from the exons ATGTTGCGGAACTCAGTCCCCATCCAACCTGCCCCAGGGCACCAGCCCTCCCCAATTCACATCGCCTCCCGCCATGAAATCTCACCAAACTCCCTCTACCAACCAATAGCCTGTCCCCCACCACGCACCAAAAAGCATCATCCACACCACTTCCCACGCCAGCGTCCTCGCCGGCACAACCCGGACTACTCCTCAGACTCAGACTCAGAAAAGCTCGAGCTAGAACCCGAAGACCAACAACTCCCCGACTCAGGCTACGGCACCCAATCCAGCCTCCAATCTGTTGACTCCCTAgactcccacccccccaaatccctcctcagtgccctcctcaacaacaagccaagCAAGCCATCAGATATCAAAAGCAGCCCCCTGCCAGGAAGAGATgacatcctcatcttccgtGGCACGGGCATGGAGCCCTCGTTTCAGGCAGTTTCCCGCTTCAGGGAGATCATGCCTGAGATTCAACGAGTGCTGCAGAAACATGTCGCCAGCTCCCAAAAGTGGTCTTCCTTGCTGCCTAgtgggatgaggagaaagaaaagggacggggaggtggtcctgacgatgaggttgatgatggtgggcaaAACGGCAGAGACAGCCAGGCCGTCTATTGTGATTTTTGTGTCGACTGATCAGACtgcggggttggagggggtgatgagggagcggggggtgagggagctgTATTGCCCTCGTGATGGGTTCGTGACGAACTTTGAGGTGGTGattgtgggggaggcggcgaagaagaggttTTTAcagatggtggaggtgacttgggagggggggtcaGCTCTGAGCGTGAACGATAAGGGGCTGCCGACTTggtgtggggaggggatACGGCTTGGGACGGCGGGGGGCAAATCTGTTGCGTCTACTATCGGGGGACTGGTCAAACTGACGAATCACGACGGGGAGGTTCAAATCGTGGGGATGACCGCTGCGCATGCTCTGGAAGGTttgctggatgatgatgacggctCGGACTCGGAAGGAGACGAGACGGAAGAAGaacccccccagcagccCCAACCGCAAAAGCCACTCCTTGGACAGCTCATCCACCCTTCTCTGCCCATCAATACCTGTAGCTCAGACCTCAAAATCCCACCCCGCGACTGGGCCCTCTTCGAAATCACCAAATCCAAcctcaaacccaacctccgcctccaatCATCGGCCCGCTCTCACTTCAAAGCCCGAGCCGACGAGCTCGCCCTTGCCGAACCATCCACCTTCCCAGACACGGCCTCGATAGAAGTCGAACTCCTCAGCCAGACAGGAGTAAAACACGGGTCTCTATCACACCTCCCCGCAGGCCTGATGCTGTCCCCCGACCACGGATTTGTACAAGCTTACACTCTAACACTAGACGAGAGCTACCAAG TTGACAACGGCGACTCGGGCGCCTGGGTGATAAACCCCATCTCCAAAACCGTCTACGGCCACCTCGTCTCGACAGACTTCACCGGTGACGGGTACATCATCCCTTTACATTCCACCCTCTCCGAAATTACCGCCACTGTTCCCGGCCTGGCGTCTGTTTGTCTAGCCGCAATGGCAGATTTAGTAGAACATTCTCTCCGCTCCTATTCTTGGTATCTCGACTCAGCTGTGGCCGGCTCAGCAAGGGCAGAGCCAGGGTCTGCGATCAGCGAGACGCCAGCGTGGGCGATGGCCCTGGCGGATTGTgctgagagggagaggggaaaagaGATGAAattggatggggtggttaGGGAGGCGTATGAGCGGGATGTTAGTGCTGGGGATAGGCTTCGCGTGGGGAAGGGGCAGGGGCGGCTTCTGAGTGATAGGGACTCGGGGTATGGGAGCTGTGGGTCGTCGGTGATTTGTAATCTTGAGGggcatggtgatggggaggtggagggggggatggcaGATTTTAGAGGTTGGTGA